In the genome of Osmerus mordax isolate fOsmMor3 chromosome 10, fOsmMor3.pri, whole genome shotgun sequence, the window TGCTGTCATTGTGACTTTAAATTTCACAGGGATTACGCTTAAaatgtagctggtgtaatgacattagctgcgcaaatgtccagtaatatctcgattttaattggtccatgtttgATATGTAACGTAGAtgattactggcataacatTTACGTACAAAGCCACAGCAGTAGCACTAGCGCTAGTGTGAAGTTGGCTAGCTCAACCAAACAATCCGGTATGTTCCTGTTAAGCCATGTCTTCGAAGACAACAAACTGACCACCTGGTACTTTATCAATGTCACAAGCTCATCCGTCTTGTTGGTGAGTGATGTCACATTACGTttttttttcggaaataaagccgcggcttctaccccgattttacagttttcttgtggctGTACGGCTTAtagcccggttttagaacaaaaaagtggcttcatcccaagatctctacagaccgtgcagctaatttaatgctcaacacttggggcttattacttgaaagaagaaactgtgtcgtctcagttacactatcagggcttggaaatacagtgacttgctaaagtaagcAAATGGCTAATAGAACATAACTTTTCATAATAATTTAAGTAAattaaacagctgcaagacccagtgaaatgttatgtacagctagcaagctaacattagctagcatcgcaaaCGAcattcaacttcggtaggctatcctcaagTTACCTTCCCGACTCGTGGCTCCGTACCGTGGTAGGGAAACCTCAGGGTGAAAAGGCTAGCTTCCCTTGCTAGCCTGGCTCGTTGCTggtacagggctgccaacttttccaaaaaccttggcaTGAGATTTggtagcacccccccccccccccccggggcgaGCTATCGCAAGCTCTGCTGGTAAATTTGCAGCCGGGACAAATCCACAGTGCACCGGAGAAACAGTGAAGGACTCCAAAGTAGCCTTTTATGCGAACCAGCCTTTCTTAGttaataattgggtgtgctcaagcctttggcgagagcacaacctttgttctctcacatatatattattatttttatttctttttgcccccctaaaactcagtcaatatttggcctacatagacaacgtaggtgtcaaaagtttcgtcttggtagcgattgagttgcttctattggaatttacgttccgttgcatggtttaagcttaagttaagtttttgtggcgaaaagtgaagctaacggtggctaatttgctagccacagtcactgacgttactaacgtcactgcgtcactaacgtcacgaaaacacgcgtgactacctttgccagaacattcgtttagcatctgttaacttgggggatagctaggctaactatagctttactgcaaggcagctgcagaaacgccacaagaaaagaggccagggtgataactatttactcattttactttgtgatatgacacacaattgtgatgtgtaatgtacaatataagctgatattattaaggaagtacatctactttcggaaacagtagtctactatttcactgaagtattagcaatatgacattagcctgtgttgcccgggcaacacatactacagtggtctatgatgtagcgttatctgttttcaatcgttaaaataaacattcctcacatatacattttcgttgtaggatttattctgacattagaaaacgatttgttggtgaaattaccattacctgtggtttcaaaccagtgtagctcactgcaacgctgtagcttacgcgagacacactactgtacaaaaacatctacactaaacagctgtttaggaagtcaaacggcgacagaacatgttcggtactccccttacttaaatcaaaagtctatctaactactaacctgaacttcattgccacagcctaaacgttgtcaatctgttcatgaaaataattaatttcagcttaaaccgtacaacggaacgttaaatccaattcaaccaacgcaatcgctaccaagacgaacacagtagtagtctagtactgtaccgtagtagtacaatttactaaTAAATTATTAATagtaccggggcagcttctccacacagggctatatcgcattttgcgttgttactgacaatgatcgctaccactgagctttttatgaatgagcgattttccactaaataaatgtcaagcttatttacgttttggggggcatattttcagttagcagatggtactgtttgaatcgcgattccatcttctactgccgggtaacgtcgtagaataatcttcaaagggggttctttattaatgaatgaatgcaatgagtaggctaaatgcctgaaaatatcatgagaagggaaaaacttaaaatgacgtttaagtcatagagattaggtcaatttttacaccggtctgcccaatttattcgttttgtttcaacgatgaggctgcctcttgcaggggaaatgagaagacatctatttcattctacacttcactcgtattttcagttgtaaatgagcagcaaaaaaaaaatgcttttaaatctatgtcatgtttataaataataagtatgcatttttatataaaatatacagaaatatcagttgtaaaaatgtcattcaaaaacggacccctgtgcaaccgacgcaagcaagcacaccctacaatttccccagaaattgtaccctctctagtattaCTTGTAACAGTAAGTTGCTAAACGTTAACTTGGACGATGTACTGTGTACAGTAACCCAAATAGTAAAGTCATACATCGACAGGGAAAAAAACTGTGTCTACTTGTGTCACACATTCCCCGGGCCAAGTTGCTAAGACAACTGTAGGGGGttcaatattggccaaacaacctaaacgaattcccctatggtttaaaggaagatgggaaactgaacagtgtattagtatgaaccaaataatgccaatacaaatagaattatagttatttgactctatgggttaaatcagagcaagaatggtcaaagtacggtcaaaatgaaatacgcatttaataacattgcaaatgaatgaaatcaattacaaggcaaacatgttacaaaatgaaggctttaaatcttacctactctaccatgataattttaaatcagagagaaagcaagagtgggacagtaggacaagggagaactgaggagaaaggtctcaggagatgaagaatccacagaacaatgcattacaattccctttattcacaagaacaaccaatcagaccacatcttgaatggggtgtgagaccgtccagaaacttcagactttagcatatgagaagtgggggcaggtttgacacccagccttacacaaCTGTCAAACAAACCCACGTCACGCACACAAGTAACCTACGAGGCTCCCTCCAAAAAAGGGAAAAGACTCGGCTGGTAACACttaggatttgcaagctagataaacttatactatatacgaaataattttgtagacataacaatggattttgccactaaagaattggctttatttctggacatacaaCCGacatcgcctatactcgtgcattgcttggtattgtagcggtaatgctcttggtacccagaatgccccgcggcaagctgaaaacctacgaagttaagggcattagcttagttagataagcattgttcagagttctattgttgtgttcgttctgttttgatatgtgtaatgctaaggtctgtagtttagataatttgagtgttcaccatGATTGGGAATtttgtctagttagatggctatccaagctgtccattGGGAATGTGTTCTCTGATTAAATAAACAGTCGTGAGCATTGTTCCGCTCAACGCAAGCCGGCGCTACGGTATCGTTGTTCCCGTTTAAAGTGCGGCCTATATTCCAGTGTGGCCTGTACTCCgaattacaaacacaaagctcccattctggtggggtgtggCTAATGGAAAATGAAGCTTGTTTTCCGAAAAATATGGTGCCTGTGAAaagcccctgctccagcctgatACCGCAGGATTGCTGCCCTTGTCTGGTGACAATCAAAGGAAGGCAGGATTgctttgtctgagaatgacaaagGTTTTTCTGATGCCGTCTGGTTTTATGccattttgtctgagaatgacaacgttttttctgagactgaacccgtttcgcctgagtctgacgacttttggtctgagacttgacttttcgtttgagtctgagatctgaggatgtcctaaaatgaacaccgtatCCAGGAGAGTCAGTTAGAGCACAATTCTTGGACACAGCTTTCTTTTGTAGCTCTAGATTTATTGCTAGGAAATTACCGGAGTTTTCCGTTTCTTAGCCTACATGAATGGTGGTGTTGAAACAACACAGAACGTAGACAATTAACATCACACTCCCGACACAGTGTATTACAGAATATACAACAAATAATGTTACCAATGCCATCATAATTAAACAAATATTATAAGGTCTATTAACCTTATGTTAATAAAATCCGACCACTGTCAAAAACGAAACTAACATTCCACAGTCCCACCGCTACATAGACTATTTATAAACTTTACAGAATTAAATAAGGTTAAACAATCAGAGGACTAAGAACAACAACCAAACAACTTACTTTTATCATGAACGCACCATTTCACTAAATTAAAGATTGTGAGCATTAAAAAGAAAACGGTGCGGTATTAGCCTACAGCAGGAGACCAACCGTCATTTCTAATAACTCTAGctggccaacaggactcaatgactccagacccgtcgccctgacctctgtggtaatgaagtcttttgagcgcctggtgctggcacacatCAAATCCATcccagaccctttcctggacccactgcagtttgcctacagagccaacaggcgtgtggatgacgccgttaccatggccctccacttcaccctacagcacctggactccccagcatcctacgccaggatcctgtttgtggatttcagctctgccttcaacaccatcatccccgccctgcttcaggacaagctctcccagctcaaCGTGCccaactccacctgcaggtggatcacagacttcctgtccatCAGCACCACATCTCCTcggggctgcgtcctttcccctctgctcttctccctgtacaccaacagctgcacctccagtaaTCCGGTGTCTTGAGTCATCATTTTCAATAACGTAACGTAGGCCCTACAGTTGCACAATCActgtagactctactttgggcGATTATTTCAGCGCCCTTTAGGCATCATTTTCGAGGATGCTGATTGGCTAAATATGGTATATCTTGTCAGCAACAATCAGCCATTCACCTATCGCCAGCAGGTTGGTTGGCGCTCGATGGGTGATTTTTCTAGCGCCCAAGATGTTGAGCATGAAGCAAATCCCAAAACAGAATTTGtgtatatatttacacacaacACGTTATTGTGTATAGTTAACACAGTCATGCTTAAAATTAGTAGTTATTGTTTAGaaaaatatattacatgaaaaacaaaaatgGAAAACACTTTTCACCAGGGAGGGCCCCTCCCAGAAAAGGCAGACATGATTATCTTTCTCCATAAGATGCTAACTGACTGAAAAGGGACAGGTTCAAGTTACTGCAGTGCCAATGGTTACTTACGATCATCAAATATGTATACAAAAATAATCAATCACATTCATTCTCCttgttgtcattgtataatttttATGTCAATGTGCTAGAGTACAGTACAAAAATAACATCTGTCCAATGAATTATGGTGCTCAATGTATAATCATTTATACATTATACATATATATCAGTAACCTGCTGAAATTCCTGATCGATTTTCACAATATACAGTATCGAAAAAAGTATTGTGAAGGTTCTTTATCGAATTGAAAGGTATCGGTTTGGCATCGGTATCAAACATTTTGGAACGATACCCAACCATAGCCACAAGTGGTCCACagattaattatttatttatttaattatctGTAAATGTTGAATTATGACTTTGAGGCTGTAAtaatcataaaaaataaaagcatTGTTTTCTCATTACCAATGCTAATTATATTAGTGGTCTTTAAAACAATGCTTAAATGATCTTTCAGCACAGTTTAGTTTCTCATAGTGGAGTCTTTAATGTTGCAATAAAGAATGCTATtaagttaaatgtatatttgtaTAAAGCCAAATGCTTTGGGGTAGAAATTCAATACATGATCCCTGAGGTTGAACAGCAGTGTAATATGTCTtctgaaatacatttttaataCGGTTGAGTCTAGTATTCGTATTCTGATAAACACATGTCTTACTTCAGGGTGGGTTCAGCTGCCTTTAAGCATGCTATAGTGCAGCTTCTTATCAAAAAGGCTCATCTGGATCCTCATTTGCTCTCCTATTTCCAAGCTACCATTTCAGTCTTAAGTCTTGGAAAAATTAAATAATTTATCAAATGATAACATTTGTAGATAATCGTGGCATCCAGGAAAAGTTACAGTCTGGTTTTAAACTATGCCATAGTACAGCAACAGCGCTTTTAAGAGTTTTTAATGACCTTCTCGTAACTGTTGATTCAGGGACCTCTGCTATTCTGGTGCTTTTAGACCTGACTGTTGCCTTTGACACTGGATCATAGGATCCTTCTATCACGCCTTGAACAAGTGTGTAGGCATCTAAGGTACTGACCCTCTCACGTGTGGGGTTCATCAAGGTTCCATTTGGGACCCCCTCCTCTTTGCACTGTACAATATGCTGCCCTTGTGGTACATTTTTTAAGAAACACAATATTTATTTTCACTGCTTTGTTGACAATGTACAAATCTATTTGCTGATGAAAACTGCTGAAGTAGAGACTCTGTGCAGTCTTTGTTGGACCCATTAAAGGACAACGAAAACGACAACTTTCTCACTCTTAATGAAAGTAAAATATAGATTGTTATGTTTGGACGAGTTGACTTGTTGGGTGACCATGTTGGTTCTCTGGGCTCTTTAGCTTCTCTCTGTCGATCTTTTGTTTAGAATCTTGGTGTTATTTTCGATGGCTCTTTTATAGCCAGATTATTTTAGTTGTCAAAACTAGCTTCTTTCAGTTAAGACTCTTAGCAAAGGTTaaggcctatctctctcccaaAGATTTCAATAGACCTTTCCATGCTTTTATTACTTCTCGGCTAGATATTGTAATTTTGTGTACGTGGGTGTAGAAGTCATCTCTTTGTTGTCTGCAGTTAGTGCAAAATGGAGCTGCCTGTCTTTTAACTGTAAAAAGAAAGCGAGAACATATCACACCAATCTTGGCCTCTCCACTGGCTTCTTGTCAGTCTCAGAATTTATTTTAAGATTATATTGTTTGCTTTCAAGGTTTTAAATGGGTTGGTGCCACCTTATCTGGCTGAACTTTTACACCACCATAATTCCAGTTATGACTTAGGAATTCCAGTTAAACTGATTATTAGGCTCGTCGATCATAGGACAGATTACTCACTAAAAGTCTTATTTTACATAACAGAAAATAATTTGGCCATGAGATTTGTCTCTGGTCCAATGGTATCAGTATGTGTCCTTACATTGGTACACCAACCATATTTCTTCATCTGAATTTTTCTGCAGCTTGTCCTAGTGGGAAAAAAGCAGAGGATAATGGTTGTGTCAAGTGAGTAACTAAGATATTATTTAGATTAATAAGTAATTTCTGCCATCACAGATCTTATCTTTAGAATGTGATCATCTGGCCATCAAGTTGACATTTATAATATATCTAAAAGAACTTAAAAAAATTACTGTGTTTCAGATGTTCATTTGGTCTTTCTGGATTTAATTGCAACGAGAGTAAGTATGGCCAAGCCGATCATATTTGCAGCATATTAATTTAGATCTTGTGTTGTTTTACGAACTGACTtggttgttctgtgtgtgtgtgcgcctgcatctcccttctctctgtatAGGATGGCAGTTAACTCTGGTGATCGTTGGATCTGTGCTCGGGGGTGTGCTGCTCATCACGCTCATTGTTCTGTCTACAATGGCATTCAagttagtcacacacacacaccaaacacacacccattcatGAAGACAGTCTACATCCCTTAGAATGTTTTTAAATCTTTTGCACAGCCTACAATGACAATGCTTTCCACCAGTTATGCATATATAAAATAAATCTCCACAGCTATCCACCTCTTTGCTTACCAGAGAATTGTGTACATACAGAAAAAACTAAAACTTTGATAATTAATAGGAATTCTGAGGCAGTTCTATGGAGGTTTGCAGGGAACTCATGCATCTCTGCAAGTGAGCCTTAATAGTAGACCATGTCGTCTGCCGTCTGCCAATACAAAACTAATATCGAAGCTGGTTATCTAGAAGCTGGTCCAACATAGGCAACTATTCCATCAAGGGTCAATCAAATGCTCGCTCCTTGACCCTTTCTCCAAGATGAGATATCACCAAGCAAATGAGAACGTTTAACAGATTTATCATATTTAGAAAATAATGAAAACTGTGCTAAACTGTGCTGGACAGTGCTAAATAGTTTGACATCATCATGTTTGGTATTCCTATATTTTTCTAAGCTCTAAGTATGTACTATTCCTTTAGTTCTGCTAACCATACCTGAGTACAAAATATCTCAAATGGGTGGAATGATTGTGACTTGTCTTCCTTAGACCATCAAAGGAGAAGTCTGAAAACAACATCTATGAAAGATCCTATCCTACCAAAGCTCCTGCTACCAATGTGGGAATGACCACTTTCCAAGCTAATGCTAACACAAGGGTACCTCAAATTCCTAGAGCCAAGGCTAACAATAGCTGGAATCATGGTAGCAACCTAGAGATGACGGAGAGTGGCAGCCAACATGCTCTGATCATCAGGGACAAAGTGGTAAGAGAGTGGGAGGTGACAGAAGAAGAGCGTTAGAGTGACAGTGTTGATGAGGAATGTGTAGAACTGTTCAATTGCAATGGCTTTGCATCCCCAACAGCAGAGCTTGTGTTGGTGTTACTCAAAATAATAGTGTACCAGTCTGTTACATTTGAAAATTTGATTTTAATATTATAGAAAAAGTTGAATGTAAAGTGTGTATTTGTCATCAGTGATGAGGGTTATTTAAAATATAAGAATTGGTTCAGATTCAGTCAAAAGTAATAAAATTGGAATTTAATAAACAGAAGGAAAAATCCAACTAAGCTTAAAGGTTCCACTTTGATTTCCTTGTGCTTCCCTATGCTAAGGTAACCTTCATATGACCCTGTACTACTAGCCAGACTAGCCACCAATGAGAAATACACTTTATCTATTAACAATATGAAGTTTCAACAATTCATTGTGTAATTTTCCAAGCCTTGCAGATTTTAATGCATTATTTTCTCATAACACGCTCATGTGTTTTATATAACGGTCTAGTGAGTGCCAGAtgaactagctagctacagtaaagaCTTTTAAATATATTGTGAATCTAATCAAAGAAGGAAAAAATATGTATTATATTTAATCATATTTATTATCATTTTACACTGATCCCAAAGTATTTTATTCTGTTTAGAACCAGGACCCAGATGAGATGAGGAACCCATACAACCGGAATCCATACAACCAGAATCAGGGCCAGCCCAATCTTTACTACATGCATGACAATCCATAACTAGGAGCCAAGGCCAGAGAATACATAAACATGCACATTGATTTTGTGATTAAACTAAAATGCACTCTGTATTCTATTGTATTGCAATTTCCCCTTTCTTACACAAAGTGCATATCTTTATAATGACTGAACTACCTCTAATAACGGTAATCTCTATAATGATGGATCCATCTCTATAATAATTGACCTTTCTTAAATGACCGAATAAGTTATTTCTGAAGGCGTGCCAATTTAAAATTGAAGATACATATCAaatttattttataaaaaaatatcgAATACATTTTTACTTCAGTTTGGTCTAATTGTACAATGTTTTACCTTTGCCAGTTGATTTTCTTTACATTCCTTCAAATGTACCTACCAAAATCAACAAATCAACTTGTGTACACTTTGCAAATGAACTTATTAAAATGTGATAAATGTAATGAATAAAGCATTAAAAAACATTTGTCGAGACAGAAAACCCACAAGAACAATGATGACCCACATGAACCACACATGACCTAAAGTCCATGTAGCACAGTATGACTGAGGCTCAAACTTTTGAAGTATTCAAAATGTTAACAAATTAGCACAGTATGGCTGAGGCTCATAAACTGTTGGAGTACTCAAAATGTTAACAAATTAGGCTGGCACATACATGTGTAGTGTCCTATTGACCAGTAAGGATGTGAGATTGTTTGTGTTTGACATGTGAACCAAGTACAACTCATGCTAGGTAAACCTGGCATATTACAGCAGCTTTAGTGCATCAGCTTGCTGGTGCAGAATTTAGCTGCACTTCATAACAGTAACAATTGTAGTCAGGCCTATGTGGTGGAATTGACTGTGCGCTGACTATAAATACTCAGTTTGCATTGCAATACCTGGCAGAAATTCAAAGAGAAACTCAGGAAACAGCAATAGGGAGCTGGCCCCTTGTGTACTTGTACTTCAATCATCAAATCATTGGCGTGACCTCTAGTGCTCGTGGGAAAATATTTCTAAATGCATTTTTCAGTAGCGGGGGGTAAACATTATCGaacgaaaaataaaataaacattgcattcattaataatcatgactttgttttttttattagtttttATGAAATGATATTAACTGTCAGTAAAA includes:
- the LOC136950320 gene encoding protein HEG homolog 1-like; the protein is MEDKASKLFQEKADKIINAMRKILGSDVDGYLQSTVLELREADVKTFQSRASKIDATVENLYKSRVNISEAGVTKKIEDALQSCQHTTCIDNVFVNAIYTDTNLCSLKVCHTESTSCKAADGVFECQCKTGYINTGHSNRICTACPSGKKAEDNGCVKCSFGLSGFNCNERWQLTLVIVGSVLGGVLLITLIVLSTMAFKPSKEKSENNIYERSYPTKAPATNVGMTTFQANANTRVPQIPRAKANNSWNHGSNLEMTESGSQHALIIRDKVNQDPDEMRNPYNRNPYNQNQGQPNLYYMHDNP